A genomic region of Zea mays cultivar B73 chromosome 6, Zm-B73-REFERENCE-NAM-5.0, whole genome shotgun sequence contains the following coding sequences:
- the LOC103631560 gene encoding uncharacterized protein: protein MFLHQQKQTWEQLSRELEAKEDRVAAIVKEAFRNLTTRAKEDQARDQGCREGSRRSPGSSGGHLGFLVLFLLLFLDPEYLERQPMVQPHKAIASASPMSHVPVVPRTHRHDDKKGWQQEEEQQRKAVVVGNAGGFVSPAGSSRYLLTGRFAATEEIQEVESAPAVDSKPKREEAGEAADAKSAQAQEQVVVLKVSMHCKACARKVKKHLSKMEGVTSFNIDFCLREDDNFTFYCKLPKLHSFL, encoded by the exons ATGTTCCTTCACCAGCAGAAGCAGACTTGGGAGCAGCTCAGCCGGGAGCTCGAGGCCAAGGAAGATAGGGTCGCTGCGATCGTCAAGGAGGCCTTTCGCAACCTCACCACCAGGGCGAAGGAAGACCAGGCGCGGGACCAAGGCTGCCGAGAAGGCAGTCGCCGCAGCCCTGGCTCAAGCGGAG GGCATTTAGGGTTCTTGGTTTTGTTCTTGCTTCTCTTCTTGGATCCAGAGTATCTGGAGCGGCAGCCGATGGTCCAGCCACACAAAGCCATTGCCAGTGCCAGCCCCATGTCTCACGTCCCTGTCGTGCCCAGGACACACCggcacgacgacaagaaagggtggCAGCAGGAGGAGGAGCAGCAGCGAAAGGCTGTCGTTGTCGGAAACGCCGGTGGCTTCGTCAGCCCGGCTGGCTCGTCCCGCTACTTGCTGACCGGCCGCTTCGCCGCCACCGAGGAGatccaggaggtggagtctgcccCGGCCGTCGACAGCAAGCCCAAGCGGGAGGAAGCAGGTGAAGCTGCTGATGCGAAGAGCGCGCAGGCGCAAGAGCAG GTGGTTGTGCTCAAGGTATCCATGCACTGCAAAGCATGCGCCAGGAAAGTCAAGAAGCACCTCTCCAAGATGGAAG GTGTAACGTCGTTCAACATCGACTTCTGTTTAAGGGAGGATGATAATTTTACATTTTACTGCAAGTTGCCAAAACTACACTCATTTTTGTAG